In Providencia rettgeri, the following proteins share a genomic window:
- the baeS gene encoding two-component system sensor histidine kinase BaeS gives MKLRLNSVSTRLFLAIFATCLLLVLIMHQGVRMSFQHGFIDYIKENDQQRVELVSSALAEQYEEMGNWGFLIGNERIFFRILRSVEHQQHRGPMRQRWRTTFWVYDTQNRLIFGQDTPLPSKVLREPIITSGGDTVGWLVASYETGISSALDRRFDTKQMYTSWIIAGLSLFVALIATLFLARSFLRPIKRLLEGTNQLANGDFTTRVPESGRDELGQLAKDFNHLASTLEKNEQMRRDYMADISHELRTPLSVLRGELEAVQDGVRQATPETINSLLNETQTLIKLVNDLHQLSLSDRGSLVYRMQLTDIIPLIEMAIGQARWRLEDQQLSVERKFIAQGNVFADPDRITQLFYNLMENSLRYTDPHGKIDVQVTQDQNQLNIIWQDSAPGLTAEQCQHLFERFYRAEGSRNRASGGSGLGLAICYNIVEAHHGTISAAPSSLGGVKITINLPIQLKDKGL, from the coding sequence ATGAAGCTTAGGTTGAATAGTGTGAGTACTCGCCTTTTTTTAGCTATTTTTGCAACATGCTTATTGCTAGTGCTGATTATGCACCAAGGCGTACGCATGAGCTTTCAACACGGCTTTATTGATTATATAAAAGAAAATGACCAGCAGCGTGTAGAACTGGTTTCTTCCGCCCTTGCGGAACAATATGAAGAGATGGGCAATTGGGGTTTTCTGATTGGTAATGAACGCATTTTTTTTCGTATTTTGCGCTCGGTAGAGCATCAACAACACCGCGGTCCTATGCGCCAGCGTTGGCGAACAACTTTTTGGGTTTATGATACACAGAACAGGCTCATTTTCGGGCAAGACACACCTTTACCTAGTAAAGTCTTGCGTGAACCCATTATTACCAGCGGTGGTGATACCGTAGGCTGGCTTGTTGCCAGCTATGAAACGGGCATTAGCAGTGCCCTTGACCGCCGTTTTGATACCAAACAAATGTACACCAGCTGGATCATCGCTGGGCTGTCTTTATTTGTGGCCCTTATTGCCACATTATTTCTTGCTCGTAGCTTTTTAAGACCCATCAAGCGTTTGCTCGAAGGAACAAATCAGCTCGCTAATGGTGATTTCACTACACGGGTTCCTGAGTCTGGCCGCGATGAACTTGGGCAACTGGCTAAAGATTTTAACCATCTGGCCTCGACCCTCGAAAAAAACGAACAAATGCGGCGTGATTATATGGCGGATATTTCCCATGAGCTCCGCACCCCATTGTCAGTTTTACGCGGTGAGTTAGAAGCGGTGCAAGATGGTGTTCGCCAAGCCACGCCCGAAACAATTAATTCCCTACTCAATGAAACCCAAACTTTAATTAAGCTGGTTAATGACCTCCACCAGCTCTCGTTATCGGATAGAGGCTCATTGGTCTATCGTATGCAACTTACCGATATCATTCCTTTAATTGAAATGGCAATAGGCCAAGCTCGCTGGCGGTTAGAAGACCAACAACTTTCGGTTGAACGAAAATTTATTGCACAAGGCAACGTGTTTGCAGACCCTGACCGCATCACCCAGTTGTTCTATAATTTGATGGAAAACAGCTTACGCTATACGGATCCACACGGTAAAATTGACGTTCAAGTCACACAAGACCAAAACCAGCTCAATATCATTTGGCAAGATAGCGCCCCAGGGCTTACTGCTGAACAATGCCAACATTTATTTGAACGTTTTTACCGCGCTGAAGGCTCTCGTAATCGCGCCAGTGGTGGTTCCGGTTTAGGCCTGGCCATTTGCTATAATATTGTTGAGGCTCACCATGGTACAATTTCTGCGGCACCGTCATCATTAGGTGGTGTCAAAATTACCATTAATTTACCGATTCAATTAAAAGATAAAGGGTTATGA
- the baeR gene encoding two-component system response regulator BaeR: MIMAEQSNIPILVVEDEPKLGQLLFDYLHAANYQPALIARGDEVIDYVKQHQPALILLDLMLPGMDGISVCRELRKFSDVPIIMVTAKTEEIDRLLGLEIGADDYICKPFSPREVVARVKTILRRCQPNMAAYNSQTNNDNQTKLIIDENAFQVRYGSQLLELTPAEFRLLKFMSDNAGMVFSRDQLLDILYDDHRVVTDRTIDSHVKNLRRKLESLDNEKTFIRSIYGLGYRWDEY; this comes from the coding sequence ATGATCATGGCTGAACAGAGTAATATCCCTATTTTGGTTGTGGAAGATGAACCCAAATTAGGCCAACTGCTGTTTGACTATTTACACGCTGCAAACTATCAACCCGCATTAATTGCGCGTGGTGATGAAGTCATCGATTATGTTAAGCAGCATCAACCTGCACTTATTTTATTAGATTTAATGTTGCCCGGTATGGACGGCATATCCGTATGCCGTGAATTGCGAAAATTTAGTGATGTTCCCATTATTATGGTGACCGCAAAAACAGAAGAAATTGATCGTTTGCTAGGGTTAGAAATTGGGGCTGATGACTATATTTGTAAACCCTTTAGCCCGCGAGAAGTTGTGGCTCGTGTCAAAACCATTTTACGTCGTTGCCAGCCAAATATGGCGGCGTACAACAGCCAAACGAATAATGATAATCAAACCAAACTAATTATTGATGAAAATGCCTTTCAAGTACGCTATGGCTCACAGTTACTTGAACTGACACCCGCTGAATTTCGGTTACTCAAATTTATGTCTGATAATGCGGGTATGGTGTTTTCTCGTGATCAGCTACTGGATATCTTATATGACGACCACCGGGTAGTCACTGATCGTACCATTGATAGCCACGTCAAAAATTTACGCCGTAAATTGGAATCTCTCGATAACGAAAAAACCTTTATTCGCTCAATTTATGGCCTTGGCTACCGTTGGGATGAATATTAA
- the yegQ gene encoding tRNA 5-hydroxyuridine modification protein YegQ produces MFTPELLSPAGSLKNMRYAFAYGADAVYAGQPRYSLRVRNNEFNHENLAKGIQEAHELGKKFYVVVNIAPHNAKLKTFIRDLTPVIEMGPDALIMSDPGLIMMVREAFPEMDIHLSVQANAVNWASVKFWKQMGLTRVILSRELSLEEIAEIRQHVPEIELEVFVHGALCMAYSGRCLLSGYINKRDPNQGTCTNACRWEYNVQEGKEDDVGNIVHVHEPIPVQNVAPTLGAGAPTDKVFMIEEAKRPGEYMTAFEDEHGTYIMNSKDLRAIEHVENLTKMGVHSLKIEGRTKSFYYCARTAQVYRRAIDDAVAGKPFDPTLLSTLEGLAHRGYTEGFLRRHTHDAYQTYEYGYSVSDTQQFVGEFTGKRIDGMAEVDVKNKFSVGDSLEMMTPAGNIVFTLDALTNRKGEAIDVAPGNGHVVYLPIPEDVDVNFGLLIRNLAGTTTRAPHQTQAEKQIVG; encoded by the coding sequence ATGTTTACACCAGAGCTTTTGTCCCCTGCCGGTTCTTTAAAGAATATGCGCTACGCCTTTGCGTATGGCGCAGATGCCGTTTATGCAGGCCAACCTCGTTACAGCCTACGCGTACGCAATAACGAATTTAATCACGAAAACTTAGCTAAAGGCATTCAAGAAGCCCATGAGCTGGGTAAAAAGTTTTATGTGGTCGTGAATATTGCGCCCCATAATGCGAAATTAAAAACCTTTATTCGTGATTTAACCCCTGTCATTGAAATGGGCCCAGATGCATTGATTATGTCAGATCCTGGCCTTATTATGATGGTTCGTGAAGCGTTTCCTGAGATGGATATTCATTTATCTGTGCAGGCGAATGCTGTTAACTGGGCGTCGGTGAAGTTCTGGAAACAGATGGGCTTAACACGGGTGATTTTATCCCGCGAATTATCCCTTGAAGAAATTGCTGAAATTCGCCAACACGTGCCTGAAATTGAGCTTGAAGTATTTGTTCACGGAGCGCTGTGCATGGCCTATTCTGGCCGCTGCTTGCTGTCAGGGTACATCAATAAACGTGACCCAAACCAAGGGACGTGCACCAATGCTTGCCGCTGGGAATACAACGTACAAGAAGGTAAAGAAGACGATGTAGGTAATATTGTCCATGTGCATGAACCTATCCCAGTCCAAAATGTAGCGCCAACCTTAGGTGCTGGTGCGCCAACAGATAAAGTCTTTATGATAGAAGAAGCCAAACGTCCGGGCGAATATATGACCGCCTTTGAAGATGAACACGGCACGTATATTATGAATTCGAAGGATTTGCGCGCAATTGAGCACGTTGAAAACCTAACAAAAATGGGCGTTCACTCATTAAAAATTGAAGGCCGTACAAAATCATTTTATTACTGTGCTCGTACAGCACAAGTCTATCGACGTGCAATTGATGATGCAGTTGCAGGAAAACCCTTTGACCCAACGTTGCTATCCACCTTAGAAGGGTTAGCACACCGCGGTTATACTGAAGGCTTCTTACGTCGTCACACCCATGATGCCTACCAAACTTATGAATATGGTTATTCTGTTTCTGACACACAACAATTTGTGGGTGAATTTACAGGTAAACGTATTGATGGTATGGCTGAAGTTGATGTAAAAAATAAATTTAGTGTCGGTGATAGCCTAGAAATGATGACCCCTGCAGGGAATATTGTCTTTACCTTAGATGCCTTAACAAACCGCAAAGGTGAAGCAATTGATGTTGCACCAGGTAACGGCCATGTGGTTTACCTCCCTATCCCTGAAGATGTCGATGTTAATTTTGGCTTGTTGATCCGTAACCTAGCAGGCACAACGACCCGAGCACCTCACCAAACTCAGGCAGAAAAGCAAATTGTAGGCTAA